A window of Candidatus Zixiibacteriota bacterium genomic DNA:
CGGATCTGTTCGGGCGACATGTACGGCAAAGATCCGGCCGCCGTACCGGTCTGGGTCAGCTTCGATCCGCCCAGGATCTTGGCGATTCCAAAATCAGTGATCTTGACCAGCCCGGAATCCGTCACCATTATATTTGAGGGTTTGATATCGCGATGAATGATCCCGCATGAATGCGCGTAACCGAGCGCTGAAAGCAACTGCCTGCCGATCATGGCGACATCGAGAATATCCATTGCGCCATCGGAAGTCAGGATCTCATCGACGTTCTTGCCATCAATAAACTCCATCACAATAAAATGGTTGTCATCGACGATTTCAAAATTGTAGATGGTGACGATATTGGGATGATTGAGTTTGGCCATCGCCTTGGCTTCACGATGAAACCAGGCCGAGAACTTCTCATCGGCGGCAAATTGCTGATGCAGAAGCTTGAATGCTATTTCGCGTTCGATGACGGTATCGAAAGCCTTGTAGAGGATTCCGAAACCGCCCTCGCCGCGCTTTTCGCGCAGTTCATATTTTCCTATCTTGCGTGCTTCCATGCTTACCAACTGAATGAAGACAAATTAGCCGGGCCAGACCGCAAGTCAACTAAAATTCACTATGTTAATTATTTCGGTGGCAGAACGAAATATCTTAGTACACCCAGCAGGGTGGCTCCGGAGAACCTGGAACGAAGGCGTAATTGATGATAAATACCGCGTCGGAGACATCCACGATGCCGTCACAATTGGCGTCGCCGGCGTCATACTCGGGCACCGGTTCCGGGAAACCGGCCACGAATGCGAAGTTAATGATGTAAACCGCGTCGGAGACATCCACATTGCCGTCGTTGTTGGCATCGCCATTATGAACGACGATGTTCATGCGCAAACTGCCTGAATTCAAAATCGTATCGGCTTCCAGCGGTACGGCATTCAATGTGATATCCCATTCCGAGCCCGAGACCAGGCCTCCGGCCGCGGTGACATCGACAGCCACATACACTGAATCGCGTACAAAAAGCGGATATACGGAATCCGGAAAACTAAACTGCCAACCGCTGTCAGCAGTCGCGCTCATACGGTAGAGTGAATTCTCCTGCCCGACATTCTTTACCCAGAAATAGACCCGCCGGCTTCCGCTGGAATAGATTTCAGCCGGACCATCACCACTTATCTCCGAAGCATATTCAGGAAACGGAAGAAAACTGGCCGAGAAATTATAACTGGCCGAATCCGCCTGCCAGCTTTTAACCGCAGGATTGAGCATAACATAATTTTTCAAATCAAAATCGTGAACAATCAATGACCCCGCCTGGGCACTGTTCAACTCGATTTGATCGAAATGGTACACCCCCCCGGGTTCAGAAACGACATAGCCGGCGCCAAACTCGAGACTGTCAACACCGTCGAAACGAA
This region includes:
- a CDS encoding protein kinase: MEARKIGKYELREKRGEGGFGILYKAFDTVIEREIAFKLLHQQFAADEKFSAWFHREAKAMAKLNHPNIVTIYNFEIVDDNHFIVMEFIDGKNVDEILTSDGAMDILDVAMIGRQLLSALGYAHSCGIIHRDIKPSNIMVTDSGLVKITDFGIAKILGGSKLTQTGTAAGSLPYMSPEQIRGKKIDFRSDLYSLGVTMYQMLTGAVPFEEDSDFMLM